GGAAAATTTGCTCTATAACCATTAAAAATAACTAAAATTAATAAACTAACTATCATTCCCCTTATCTCTCTTCTATTTTCTTCATATCTCTCTCTAACTCATAGTTAGTTTCTTTCTTATTTTTAGTTTTTTTAGTTATTTCACTTATTCTCCCTTATTGTAAAGCATCTTTAGAAATTAAAGCTGGTATATACCTTTCCTTTAGTTCCAGCGAGATGGATAACGTTCATCTTTGACATGTCATCTTCTTCCAGGTCAAGTATCTGCAAAAGTATTACGAAGACCGTTACAATATTCAGCAGAGAACCAAAAAAGAAGGTAAAATGTAAGAGAAAACCTTGAGATAATCAAAGAGAATCTCGAAGCGGTCTCCTTTGTCGCTATTATCAGCATGACTTCGCTTCATGCTCAAAGAAGATAAAGCAGCCAATGCTTCCTCATACGAATCTCCATTATGTCCTGTAACCAAACACAAGTGAGAGCTCGATTTTAAGTGAGGATATGAAGGAAGCTAAACCTGGAGCTGCCATGTCGATATCTTCTTTCTTTAACGAACGAATCTGGAAACAGCTAAAAGTGAGAATATATAAAAAACGAAAACCCTCCGAGATTCTCGGAAAAGAGCAAGTGCTGGTAGTGGTGGAGCCGTCGTGCGGAGGACGGCACGATGTGCAACGAGGTTCAAAGGAAACAGCAAACATTCTGTTGACTTTCATTGCATTACTACTCTTCATTTCTTTTTACTGAATACGTAAGCATACTCTAAATAAACAAAACGTCTGGGTGGTGTAGTCGGTTATCACGCTAGTCTCACACACTAGAGGTCCCCGGTTCGAACCTGGGCTCAGACATTGAACTTATTTATTTTGTAATTTCATACATTAGAGGTCCCGTGTTCGAACCTGTCCTCACGCATTTCACTACTTTTGTATTTTTGTATTTCTCCCCACCGGACGGCCACGTCACCATAACTACGCAAAGGATTATACGAACACGCACGAATCGAAAATCGAACAAATCACAGACCCAAATTCGAATCTGAAGAAACTCATCGGAGCTCGACTTTCTCCGTCGTCGCCGAGATCGATTCCATCTTGTGGCGGCTCCGAATCGAGTGTGGGGAGGGTATGGATTGGGAGAACGTAGCAGCAGAGGATGTGATCGAGGCGCTAAGAGAAGTGGAGTGGTCGACGCCTCCTCGCTCGTTCGGCGAATTCTTCTCAAGATTCGCGTTCCCGCGCTCTTTCTCTAAATGGAAGAGCCGTCTCAAATGCAATCTCTACTAGTATAATTATCACTCTTCCCCTTTTTTTTTTTTTTTTATTCTTGTGATCTTCATTAATTGTTTCATTCTTGTTTGCAGCTATCGGACGAATTACTTTATACTGGTGATTTTCGTTCTAGGTTAGTGAATAAAGCTTTCATTTTTGGGGGATTTTTTTTTTTTTTTTTTGGTTTAGTTTGATAGATGTTTTTTTTTTGTGTGTGTGTGTTGACTTGACTCTCTCTCAGGTCTTGCTCTGATTACAAGACCATTGGCTATTCTTGGTGCTGCTTTCACGGCCTTGAGCTTAGCTTTCCTTAACGATAGGTAATGGTGTGACTTCGTTTTAGTTTAGTTTCTAGTTTTTGTCTCTGCTATGCAATTTCGATTGAGGCTTTCTCATGGCAACGTGAAGTTTGCGTAGGTTTGGAAGACGTTAGACTCCTTTGTATACAATGGTTGCTCTTGAACCGGATTGAATCTATAGGTTTCATGATTTTTGTTCTTGATGTCTGAGTGGCTTTTCCAGTTTCTGGGTGGCATGGATTGGAGGATATTAGGCTCTCTTTGTCTTAAATTGTTGGTCTTGAATTTTGTATTGGAGATTCAATAGGGTTTTTGGTCTTGGTTCTTGAAATCTGAGTGTTTCAAGGTGCTTTGTTTCGTCCTCGCTGTGGCGGTTTGGTTGTTCATGTTGTTGATATCTGGCTTTCGATGTTAGTTTATTTTTGCTTAGCGTTGATCTGCATTGAAGCATGTGGTAGTGTGTGTGTGTGTGTGTTCTCCCGAGCAGAATCTACTGGGTGTTCTTCAAGCTTAAAGGGGATGTTTTTATTTTGCAGTTTTGCGGCTAGTTTTAATGAGAAGTTCATAAGGACTATTAGGCTTTTCTCTCCACACTTGGCGGCTAAAATGAGGCCTCCTCACATGTGAGTTTCTTATTTTAATGTATTTGCCGTGGAAGATATAAAGAGAGTACTTAGCTAATGTGAGCACTTGCAGGCCTGTCATACGTGGGAGATCAGCAGCAAGGAAGACAGTTTACGTTTGTGGGAAACCACGATGGGTGTTTGTCGTTACTTTCCTAACAGGTACTTGACACTATCCCTTGTTATATATAATGCATCATTGGTTTCAAAAAGTGATCAATGTCTTGGTTTGCTTATGTATTATAGCAAGTCTTGTCATGTGGTTCTCTTCCTGCGGTTTGTTGTGGGTCCTCTATGCATTTCTGACTTCCCTCGCCGGTAAGTTATTCCACTTGTTTTAATCGTTGATGTCCTTTGATGTTGTTTTGTTTTTGACACATGAGATTGTTGTTTCTCTCAACAGTGATCATTGTTCATGCAAGCGTGAGAACACCAAATCTCAAGGCACGCTTAAACACATTCCGTGAAGAGTTTCGGGCTGTCTGGCGTAACTACAGTGAACTTTAGAGTCACAAAGGTCCCTACTCGCTACACAATCAAGAAGCAAACCGAGCAGCTGTCATGTTGTCAAGTAAGAGCATGTCTCTCGTCGCTTTAAGCAAATCTAGGTTGTTAATCTGAAGTAAATGAATCCCTATTGTTTTGTCAGATGATGGTAGGTATAGCTTCCAATTGGTTATGATGGTTACTGGCTTTCACTAGAAATACTGGACATACTTGACCAAGTTACTTCTGATTGCTGTAGTGATGCTCATACTTTTTAGACTTTGTTAATGATTTGATTTCAAACTCATTTTATTATATAAAATAGATCCAAACAGAAAGTACAAAATTGGAAAAACAGAGCATCTGAAAACTGAAAAAAAAAAAGTGTTCTGGTTTTCCTCAACACTTGACGAAGTTCTTGAGCGTTTTCAACCACAATAAGTGCTCTTTACTATCTTTGTTGATCATATACTCGTGCAAGAAGTTAATCATGCTCGGCGCTATCCCTCTAATCTCGTTGTACCTATGGAAAGCCGTTCTCAGCTTTTCATCCAAAACCCTGCAGAAAGAAACCATCAAACTTCAAAGATCATGACTTTTGATTCTTATAATTATCAAAAGTTCAACACTTGTTCGATACCGGAAGGAAGGGCCTTCATATGCAAGCTCATCTTTGGAAGGATCATCAGGAAACGTAAACCACATGTCCTTGATCACAATCTTGTCAGGAAAAGCAGTACATCTGAACTCCAAACTTGGTCCTGTCTTCTTGGAGAGTGTTACTAAAAGAGGCACATTAGATTGCTTAGGCTTCTCTGGCTTATCCTCATGTTCTTCTTCCTCTTCTTCATCACTCTCTTCCTCGTCATCTCCTTTATCACCTGTCACAAGATTAGTCATGTGCACTTCAACTACAACACTCTCTCCTTGGTAGTCTCTAGTCAATGTCACGATCTTAGTTCCTGGTTTTTCTTCCATTTTGAAACGGAAACCACTTGGAGTTTCTTCAACCTTTATTCAGACACGAAAGCAATAACAGAGGAGATTGATTATATACCGTTGGCCTCAAATGTTACATTATGAAACAAACTGGCATGAAAATGAGGAAATGGCTAACTCGATCGTAATCGTCAGCTTGCTCGGCGAATCCAATCTCGGTTTCGATCACTCGTAGAAGTGAATCAGTTGAGGAAGCTCTCTTTCTGGCAGATGTAGTGAAGGGATTATCACGAGAAATGGACGGCGTCAGATATCGCAAGCTGCCAAGAGCGTAACAAGACTGGTCAAGAGATGGGTTAACGGGAAAGCTATTTTTGAAGCAGCTTCCGACAAGCCGCGAGGCTGTCCGACGTACCAAAGTCGCCATTTTTATGTCGGAGCTTTGAACTGAAGAGAGAAAGGCTTTAATGGATTTAATTTTCCAAAATACGGGCCCATATCGGGCCGATTAGCCCATTACGATATTTCAGGTTAAATAGTTGGGAGACCATTTAACATAATCTGAAACCCTAGTTTGCCTCTTCTTCTTCAGTTGTAGTCTTTTTTTAAAGTTCAGAAGAAAGTAGCGATGGATACTATTAGCTGGAGATATGGCTAATGTAATGTATTATTCCAAACCTTTTTAGGATTAGTGATAGTAATCAGTAGTTTTGCCTTTTTTATAAACTCTGTTTTATGGTGGCTAATTAGCCAATCACATGTTAGCCTTATGGCTTTTGTTTGTGTGAATGGTCAGTGAGCTCACCTATAGCAATGTTGTTGGTGATTCGTTTCAACACTGAAACAGGATTAAACCCAGTTTTGGTTATGGATCATTAACTATATATGTTTTTGACTATATTACTTCTATCTGAGAGTGTATATATATATATACACCATAAGGTGACCAATTATCCGATCACATATTAGCCATATATGGCTGCTTCTTTCTGTGATTGGTCAGTATGTCATCAATATCACTTATCTTGTTGGCAGCCTTTTCTGAATGTGAGCAAAAATCTGTGTTCTCCTTTCTTGGCTGTTAACTGTACACTCAAAGCTCCCTTTTTAAACTGCTTGGTGTTGATGCTACTCGCTAGTTATACGGATGGGCACGTTAGTCAGCCGAATTATTTTATATGCGGGTGGCCGTAATGCCCACCCAGATGTTTTGTTGGTGGCTTCTTGCACGAAAGTAGATTTGTACTTTCATTACCTAGCTGCCAACTACAACACATTTTGATTCTATAAAATTTCTATGGATAACCATCTTGTTTTTACCATTTTATAGGATTTGCGTATATATCTGTGTTTTTTTTGTTTTCTTGGCTGATTTGCGGCTTCATTAGCTGTGCTAAAGGTTGATGATTGCTTGGTTCTCAACGTTGTTCCAGTCATTGGAACAAATACATTGACCGTGGATTCCTAGGAGTGGCAAAATTTGGTCCAGTATTATTTATCTGAATACCAAACAAATTGCGTTATAGAAAATGTTTCAAACCCTCTAACTTGTCCCAGTAATGTTCATCATGTATTCATGCTATATAACCGAGCATGAATACATTTACTAATACGACACAAAGATAATGTTCCAATGATTGAAGGCTAGGACCAACCAAATAGATTGGTTCGAAGATTATTCCTCCTGAAAATGAACGTATAAACCTGATTAGAGCGGTTTTTCTGGCGAGGGACCATCTTTTGTCACTCCATTGTCACGCACTCTCTCCTTCAGGAATCTCACCGTGCGTTTGTGAGTGAAGCGATTGGATCAAACTCCGGTGGAGATGTTCCTAATGGGCCTGGTATGTTTATGTACTCAGGGGCCATTGAGACCAACTCTGACGTACATAAACAGACCTAATACACATACATTTATTAGGCTTTGGTATGTCTAAAAGAATTTATGGACACACGTCACGGTCTTAACGTCACCAATGGGAAAAGAAAGTAAAGTAAAGAATAACAAAAAATGGTGTCATTTGACTTTTAATGCATCTTATGCACACGGTTTGTGAAGGTGCAATGTCAATCAGAACACACAGCCAAAAAAGGAAAGTACATTGAAACAAGAAGAAGAGAAAAGGTTACTAAACTAGGAAACTCTAATGGACAAAACATATAAAGAACCAACCAGTGAAATAAATTTTGATGAATAAGGAGAGGGCAAGCATGAGCATGTGCATTCTGAACTCTCCTTTAAAACCACTCTATTACTTCTTTTACACTAAAGAAGTCACCTATTTGCTACCCTGTTACCAAACCTTTCACTTTCTTATTGTACATAAGACCTCTTAACAATAGATGCGTAGTGAATGATGATGGTGCAACTTCAAGTTGAGTTTCTTCAGTGGGAAAGCTAGACAACAGAGAATATAGCGTTATTCACTTTACCTGTTTGTGTATATAGGTGTTATAGCAACATACACCAAAATAACTTTTAGGGTAACTTATTGATATCAACTTTTAGGGTAACTTATTGATATATAAATTCTGAAGTGTAAATTGCCGGGAAAAGGTTCTAAAATGTGGACTATGAGATGCAATAGTTTTTTTTTTTTGCTAAAAAAAGAGAAGATAATGAGATCCAATAGTTGTATGTAGTTAGTCGGAAGGTATTCTAAACTCGGATCAGACAGTGTGGTACACTTTCGGGCTAGTCCACTTTGTAGCACTAAGTTCGTTCCTCCCGGGGCCGACCGGATCAGCCGATAGGGTTTATCAAAAAAAAAAAAAAAGTCACTCTAATTTTTCATTATATAGTAAGTCTTTTTAGATCTTAATATACTTGTAATTCTTTAGACTATTAAAATATTTTTCAATCTAATTTGTTTTTTCATTAAATCATCATATTCATATGTCAAGTATTTTAGATCTTGCAGGACTTGTGCCTGCTTTACATCCATATATCCACCATTACAGTTCAACAAGATTATCATGGTATAATAATTACTCGATTTTGACCCGCGCTTAAAAAGCGCGGACTTGTTTTCGAAATCAAATAAATTCTTTTGAAATCATTTTTTATAGATAATATATAGTTTGGGCATATTTATCCGAAACTGCATATCAAACCATACCAAACTAAAAACAACGAAACCAATTGAACTGAATTTCATAAATAACCTAACAAATCATATATCTCTGGAATAAAAAAATAAACCGAACCGAAAACCAAATGGATACCTGAATTTACCTGAATTTTAAAAATTCAAATAATATACTTAAAAATATTGCATTAATGATTTATATATTCAAAGTTTGACAAAATCCAAAAACTTGTCATTAACCTGTGAACCGACACCGGTTGACCTGACAAAGACCCAAAACAATCTTATAATATTTTTAAAAATTTGATTAAATTTCAGATATACATTATAATAGTTATAAAACTGAATCAGCTATTTGATCCACGATTTTAAAGCGCGAAAATATGTTTTGACAAAATTTTACTTTAACAAAAATAATGATATTTGTTCCTTGCGTTTTTATATTTGCAATATTTTATTAAAATAAAAATTTGAAAAATAAACTGCATCCAATTTTTATATTCATGAAATAATTTTATTAGAAAAAAAATAGAAATAATAATTTTTTTGACAATATATTTTGAGGTGTATATTCATATTCTAAAGGTTTGAAAAAGTTTGTTAGTATTTTTTAAGTTGCAGACTTTTATATTCATATTTCTTAAAAATTAAATTTGTAATATTTTGTATATGCTAGAAAATAAATGAGGACATGTATTTAAGGAAACCAAATATTCCACATGTTACGCTAGAAAATTATGAAACAACACGTTAGCAAATTATCTCAATAGATATGGTATAGTTAGAGAAAATAAGGGTAAGACCAAAAAAATATTAATGAGTAAGTGCAACAACTTTTTCATAAATAGATTTTTTAGGATTCTTTCTCTTTTAATAGTATAGATTCCAAAAAAATTGTTTTTATCTATTTTTAAATTAATCGTAGATTTTAAAAATTGTAACAACAATCTATTCTATTAAATTAAAGTCCTAATTTTTATCTACTTAAAAATGTTGTCATTCAAGTTTTGAACCTATTCACATTTCATTAGACGTAAATATAACATCCCTTAAAATTCAGTTATACAATATAACATCATGTTTGTTTTCGTGTGAATATTTTGTTGCTAGGATTTAGGAAGTTAGGTTTGTTATAGTTTAATAAGAGAATACTAATGGAGATATTTTTTATACGTATATACATTTTAAGGAAAGCTAATATAAATAAAAGGTTTGATATGCATGTATTGGTGTAGTATATTCAGATGTATGATATCGAAATTTTCCATAACTACGTATTCTGCTCCTATTATTTATTGAGTTATTCTTGGGTTCGAGATTCACCAGCCAATAGAATTTCATTATTTCAAATGGAAACAAAATATTATCAAATTATATTATGTTTTTAAAATAAAAAAGTAAAAAAAAAAATAGCACTTACAGAAAAAGAATTAAAAAAAATCTTTTTAACGTCGTCGGCAAAACATTAAACCCTAAATCCTAATCCCTAAACCCTAAATCCTAAACTCTAAACCCTTGGGTAAACCCTAAACCTTTGGGTAAACCCTAAACCTTTGGGTAAACCCTAAACCTTTGGGTAAACCCTAAACCTTTGGGTAAACCCTAAACCTTTGGGTAAACCCTAAACCTTTGGGTAAACCCTAAACCTTTGGGTAAACCCTAAACCTTTGGGTAAACCCTAAACCTTTGGGTAAACCCTAAACCTTTGGGTAAACCCTAAACCTTTGGGTAAACCCTAAACCTTTGGGTAAACCCTAAACCTTTGGGTAAACCCTAAACCTTTGGGTAAACCCTAAACCTTTGGGTAAACCCTAAACCTTTGGGTAAACCCTAAACCTTTGGGTAAACCCTAAACCTTTGGGTAAACCCTAAACCTTTGGGTAAACCCTAAACCTTTGGGTAAACCCTAAACCTTTGGGTAAACCCTAAACCTTTGGGTAAACCCTAAACCTTTGGGTAAACTCTAAACCCCTGGGTAAACCCTAAACCCTTGGATAAATCCTAAACTCTAAATAAAAACACTAAACCCTAAAACTCTAAACCCTAAATACTAAACCCTAAACCATTGAGTGTTTTAGTGTTTAGTGATTTTGATTTAGAGTTTAAGATTTATCCTATAATTTAAGATTTATCCTAGAGTTTAGGGTTTACTCAAGGGTTTAGGGTTTAGGATTTAGGGTTTAGAGATTAGGATTTAGGGTTTAATGTTTTGTTTACGACGTTAAAAATATTTTTTTTTGTAATTACTACTATTTTTTATTTATTTATTTTTACCTTTTAATTTAAAAAAGATAATATAATTTGACAATATTTTGTTTTTTTTTTTAAAAGATATCGAATATAAAATAATACAATCCTATTGGTTGGTAAACCTAGAGGTTCACCCTAGGGGTTGAACCCAAGAATAATTCTTATTTATTTTGGTCTGTTCGTAACATTTGTGTATTGTTTTCCAAATCATATATGATGCAACTATACCAGTGCTAAATATGATATATGAAATTTATTCAATCGTTCATATAGAAAAACATGGAATCCTTAATATATATTTTTAGAAACTCATTCGGTTCAAATTATCATAATTTAGATATATATTACGTATTCATGAAAAGTTTTTGAGCATTTCTAATTTATATAAAACTAAATAAAATTTTAGTATGTTGTTACTTTTTTAAATAAAAATAGAAAAACAAGTGGTTAATATATGATTATTAAACACCAGAAACAAGATATTTGTTTGTGGGGAAGCTGAACTAAAGATTTAGCATACAACAGAAATCTCTTACGAATTGGATATTTTTCACCAATGCTTCAAAACCTATAAAGGATAGATTTCCTAGCTACAATAATAAAATTACCAATTTATCTTCAAAAATTAGAAAACAAAGTGATAAAAAACCCCCCAAAAAATTAAAGAAAATGGAATTGAGAATGAGAAGAGCACGCTGAATATTCCGAAGAAGAGCTCCCAAAAGAGGAAAGGATGTTACAGCTAGTGGTTATTAGTTATGACACAAATTCTCTAAATTCTATTCCGTTTATTATATTCTCTTTACATTTTGTGTGTGTTCAGTTCTCCTCTTGTTGCAGTTGCAGGGCAGAGTCTGATTTTTGTGTGGGTTAATTTTCAGTTTTTTTAATAGACTTCTTCCTTAGCTTATTTTTGCATTATGCTTTGTATTTGTAATAATAAAGTCAGAAGATATAATTTCATGAATTTTCCTCTTTTAGACAACGTTGAACTTTGTTGCCCCTCCATTTAAAACCATATCCCCTTTATAACCATCGGTTCCATTCTTTCCTTTTCACTTATTTCTTCTTCTTTAATTTATTTATAAACGTAAAACAAAAAAGGTAATCTAAAAGTACAACATACAAACGTTTGCATGTGTTTATATTAGGAGCTGTAAATTGTGAAAAGACCACTTTCACTTCGATCAATTATAGTTTACCCTTCTCAACTACAGACATGTACACAAGCACAATTATAGTTTACAAATATATATACATACTGTGTGTAACATGTTCATATCTGCAAAGTTGCTGTCAACGAGATAATAACAATCTGTTCATTGCATTTCTATTTAATTCGATCATTAATACTTTGATGGTGCATTTTCTGTTTACCAAGAAATAATGAAGAAATATATTTTATTACTGTTCAGTATTTGTCTTCTGGATCAGTTTTATTCCTTCATATAATATTTTACGGTATTTTTTTTTTTTTGTAAACTAATTTTTTATTTTACGGTATTATTCATTTCTATAATTACAAAGCCAGCTACATTAAAGAGTAATCTTCCAAGCTCCTACTATTTTCAAACATATCAGAGTAAGAGTAAAAACAATTATCATTTTTTCCATGTGCCAACCACTGAGAAGTGATATGTGTAGAAGTAAAAAAATGTTAATCTAGATTTGAGGTCATGTGGCCATCCCTATAAGCTTATAGCAAACGTTAATATTACCTTCCTGTTATTTACAAGCAAAACCCATTAATAGACTATGGACATTAGCTCTTACGATTATCATTAGATTAAATAATTAGCCTTAAGTTCTTGGTTTTCTCTAATCTCCTCATAGGTTATATGATAACTGGGTTAACAAAATAGACAATATGATGACTTTTAGTTTCTAATTTCTTTTTATAATATTGAGAGTTCACATGGAATATTAAAGCGAATTATATCATTGAATTTTCTCTCTTCTATTTTTGAGTCTTACCAAAGAGTAAAAGTGCTGACTTCCCATACAATGGAATTAATTACTATATCAAAGCCAACACTACAAAACCTACTTTTCCCTCTTGAGATTTTGGCAATCACATTCACTATTATTATCATTATTACCACTTAGGCTAGTTAACCTTTGGTGGATCAGCTCCTAGCCTTAGCTCAAGATCCAACTCCTCGTGATGACCGTTGATCTTGGATACTCCGATGACCAACCCTACCATCATCGGCAATCTTGAAACATCAGTCTTTGCTTTCTTGGACGCCAAAACCCCGTTGATTAGTTGCTTCCTCCGAGGATCGAACTCAGAACTCACTAGACCGATAGATAAATCAGTCTTGACTTCATCATTGTAATGCTCAAATCTTTTCATAGAACTTTCTAAAACATCACTTATCTCTCTCTTACTTCCATTTGGCTTTCTTGAATCTTCTTGGACGGGAAACTTCGGTCCCACGTCAAGAACTTCGGGTTGTTTTTGTACTTGTTGATGATGATCATAATCAAGAGGCGTGGCTTGGTCAGTTGATGAAGATGATAATGATTGTTGTTTAAGACGAGCTCGGTCTCTTCGATGAACGTTCATATGACCGCCTAGTGCTTGTGCCGACTTGAACTCTCTCCCGCAAAAGCTGCACGTGTAAGACCTAGGCGGCCACATGCAACCACCTCCACCGCCATACTCTTCCCCAAATGGCCAGAGTAAAGCCGCGTTCGAGGATTGTCTCGTCACCACCGGTCGGAACTTCATCGACATCAAGCATTTATCTCTCTCCATCAGACACGAATACGAACGCATACAAATACAAATATAAATGTATTATTCCTCTATTAGTATAAGAAGTTGAGAGAGTTTTTATGGGTGGGAGAGAAGTATGTAAATTTATATACACGAATTGAACACATATATAAAGAGAGACGCATGTACGTATATGTATGATAGTATAATATGGTTAAAGCATTGAATGTGAGAAAACTACATTGAGAACCATGAGTAAAGAGGGAGAGACTTTGATAGGGAAAGTTCTTTTTTACTTTAGCTACTCTTATGTCTTCACTTTAAATATTTGAATAGTAACAATTAGGTGGCGAGCTTTTGATTCGATGGTAGCTAAACTTAATGCCAAACGCAACATAAGTTTTCCACGAGTCTACAAAATTAATGAGTTGTTAGAGTCCATGTTTTTCAATAACACCTAATAGTATGACAAAATAATATATGGCTTAACTGTAAATTTTGATGTTGGACTACAACATGTAGAGACTAGACAAATACATTATTTATGGATATGTGTGTCTGTAGAGGTGATGGAGACAGTGGACCATCAAATTAATTTATAATTTATAGATTATGTGATCTAGCTAATAAGACACTGGATACTGCAATTTAATATGATATCGTGTGATTGTTTTGCGAGTATTATACGGATGAAAAGTGGAGATCATTGCCTGAAATTTAGATTATTTTTATGGACTCGTAAGAGATTATTCAACCTACAATTTGTCTCCATATATTACGGTTTTCAGACAGTGGGAGAAAACAACAAAATAGTATTGGAGTACAAAGTATCCAAACTGATAAGTGACTTAATTACAAAGCAAAATAATACAAGTTTTTATAAACGTCAGATTAATTTTTTTTTTTGAAGAATGTTTTGAGGAAACACCAAAACATGAATATGACTTTGTTTGGTTTTGTTAAGAACAAATTTTCGGTATTTACGCAACAAGCTGGATTCAGTAAGCGAAGACATTACATGGAATGTATTATTAGTGCATTCATGATGTATATACTTTTATGATTATATATACGCATCAGGCAAGCATGTGTTAATTGCAAATGTTGATGTTCTATGCTAATATATAATACATGGCAATATGGCATGGAAGTTACTGGGGAAATAGAGGGGAAGCAAATGCTATAAGGAATGGTTGATGTACATACCAGATACAATTGTTCTAATGAAATATCAAACCAAATTGTCTCGTTTAATTTATCTGTTTCAATCACTTCTGATTAGTTCTGTTTGGTTAATCTGCTACACCAAATCACAGAAAAAAAGAAACTCGACCATAACATCAAATTAGACCAAGAAACAAAATAGATAAATAAGAATAGGTCCAGTTGTCAAAACACTCTATGTAAGGAGGGAGAGGATAGTAGCATGATGATGAATGATGTATATGAAAAATATTAATCGTAGCAAAAATTTAGAGTCTATGCTCTTCGC
The DNA window shown above is from Brassica oleracea var. oleracea cultivar TO1000 chromosome C3, BOL, whole genome shotgun sequence and carries:
- the LOC106332056 gene encoding PRA1 family protein A2; translated protein: MDWENVAAEDVIEALREVEWSTPPRSFGEFFSRFAFPRSFSKWKSRLKCNLYYYRTNYFILVIFVLGLALITRPLAILGAAFTALSLAFLNDSFAASFNEKFIRTIRLFSPHLAAKMRPPHMPVIRGRSAARKTVYVCGKPRWVFVVTFLTASLVMWFSSCGLLWVLYAFLTSLAVIIVHASVRTPNLKARLNTFREEFRAVWRNYSEL
- the LOC106333575 gene encoding uncharacterized protein At2g39795, mitochondrial-like; amino-acid sequence: MATLVRRTASRLVGSCFKNSFPVNPSLDQSCYALGSLRYLTPSISRDNPFTTSARKRASSTDSLLRVIETEIGFAEQADDYDRVEETPSGFRFKMEEKPGTKIVTLTRDYQGESVVVEVHMTNLVTGDKGDDEEESDEEEEEEHEDKPEKPKQSNVPLLVTLSKKTGPSLEFRCTAFPDKIVIKDMWFTFPDDPSKDELAYEGPSFRVLDEKLRTAFHRYNEIRGIAPSMINFLHEYMINKDSKEHLLWLKTLKNFVKC
- the LOC106334185 gene encoding probable transcriptional regulator RABBIT EARS; this translates as MRSYSCLMERDKCLMSMKFRPVVTRQSSNAALLWPFGEEYGGGGGCMWPPRSYTCSFCGREFKSAQALGGHMNVHRRDRARLKQQSLSSSSTDQATPLDYDHHQQVQKQPEVLDVGPKFPVQEDSRKPNGSKREISDVLESSMKRFEHYNDEVKTDLSIGLVSSEFDPRRKQLINGVLASKKAKTDVSRLPMMVGLVIGVSKINGHHEELDLELRLGADPPKVN